Genomic segment of Populus nigra chromosome 14, ddPopNigr1.1, whole genome shotgun sequence:
GTTCAATTGTAGCAAGCTCTCTTTAGTGCttccattcttttcttttctaccgATGGGGGACTTCCCAAAGTTTATGGAGTGAAAAAGTAAaccttgtttatatttttattttaattgaagtaTTAAGATATTCTAAACGTCATAAATCAATTATGGTTGATGCAAATCATATCTTATTAAAGGCACCAACCATTTCagaaataaaaccaaagctAAGCCTAATATGGATGGAAAAGCTCCTGACCCACCCCTAATTCTTAAGCTAGAGGCCCAGGCCTACaagtccattaaaaaaatatacatttatgTGCCGCTgctatataaaatttaagagtgtttgaaagtgttattttttatttgaaaatatattaaaataatatttttaaaaaaaattattttttatattagaatattaaaaaaattcgaatattaaaaaaaattaagttgaaaaaaattaaattttagtcaGTTTAGAACATAGTATAATTCTGGTGCAATAAATCGTTTCATATGTATAAAACTATCAAGTGTTGGAGATTAGTCTGTAACTGACAtggttcaaaaaacaaaatcatattctGTGTTTTCTCTGGACAGGCAGTGGATACAATATCAAAAGTCTGCCCAACATTGACAATTGGACCAACAGTTCCATCAAGATACTTGGACAAGCGTATTGAAGACGATGATTACTATAATCTTGATCTCTTTACATTACACGCATCTATTTCCACCAATTGGATCAGCAATAAACCACCAAGGTCAGTTGTATATGTGGCCTTTGGTAGCATTTCTAACCTATGTGAGAAGCAAATTGAAGAACTTTCTTGGGGCTTAAAGAATAGTAATTACTATTTCTTGTGGGTAATAAGGGAATCTGGGCAAATCAATCTCCCCAAAACATTTTTGGAGGACTTAGGTGAAAAGGGTTGTGTGGTGGGGTGGAGTCCTCAAGTTAGGATGCTAGCAAACGAAGCTGTGGGATGTTTTCTTACACATTGCGGTTGGAACTCGACAATTGAGGCATTGAGTCTTGGCATGCCAATGGTGGCAATGCCACAGTGGACTGACCAGCCACCAAACGCCAAGCTGGTAGAGGATGTTTGGAAGGTGGGAATTAGAGTTAAGGTTGATGAGGAAGGAATTGTGCCAAGAGATGAGATTGAGTGTTGTATTAAGGAAGTGATGGAGGGAGAGAAGGGCGAAGAGATGAAAAAGAATGCAAAGAAATGGAGAGAGTTGGCTATTGAGGCTGTTAGTGAAGGTGGTTCTTCGGACAAGAACATTGTTGAATTGGTATCTAAGATTCTAAAATTCAAGAATTGAATTGCAGCTTATACTGTATCAAACATGAAACTGGGACAAAGCCACAGACACAATCCACATCTGTTGAGAGAGGACCCTGTTTTTCTTCAGCTTCTGTGTATCCTTCCTTCTCTGGACTGTGATGTGCATGCTGATTTTCCTGGGATTTCCCGTCTTCTTGTCTCAACATTTTTCATGTttacttgaattttcatatttaattattttttgttatgaaaaattgttagataaataaaaaaatgaatattatatattattcaataaatagTGTTTGTCATTTGCTTGTTCTAATCTCTTGGTTCAGATTatggattttatatataattgtaatttagattttaaattgtgtttagTTAGAAGTTGTGTTTGGTTAaagatatataaagaaatataaaatataaaataaatttacttctaaaataattttaaaatgaatttttatcctCTCAAAATATAAGTCAATattgtctttttctttcaatctctaaaaataaaaataaaggtttttCAAGAGAATCGATAGCAGGCCAACGAGCCAACCTTCAGAGTTCAGACTTTGGAGTAAAAATGGCTCTGGGCCATTTTCAGACAAAAATACCAAGCAAACAATTCAAGGTTTGATCATGTTCGTAAATTAAGTTATCCAAGTCATCATCGTTGCCCCAAATAATGGAGCTTTCTCTGCATTTGAAATTTTACAGGACACTAATTAGAGGGATAAACAACAATCAACTCGTAAGGGCAAATGTATGTGCATGGTGCTATCTAGGGGATGGTGTTCTTctgaaataacaatttttttgtcttcttttccaCAAATCCATGGCATATACGAAGATTCCTTTGGATTGCTTCCATCTCATGACCTTTGCAATGATGCAACTTCACATTAGAAGCAAAGGGCAGCCACACATTTCTTCGCCTTAGTCAAACAAAAATGATAACTACGCAAGAAGTGCATTCCTTAATCTCTCCTGATGTTGATACCCATCGCTTTCTTTGTCTaagtttcttctgttttttttatttttagttgaaaagCATGGATCAAGACAAtgttttttcaaccttttttttttcaattcaaaaagcaaaagcaatgGCTTAGATAAACTGGCTCTTAAAAGCTTTGAATAACCCCTCGTTTACTTCCTTAAAGCTTCTAccttcatattttatttctttaacatATGATCCCGGTTTTTATCTTTTGTCTAATTAACACTTACTAAACAATATAGCAgcgggaaaaaataaattgtttattaCCAACCAAGATATCCAGACTAATCCTCCAGGTGGTGCTTGCTTCAACCCCACAATTCAATCAAGCCCTTCATTGCTTGCCAATCAAAGaggttttttttccggtttgcacgaattttatatatcatataATTATCCGGCTAAAAATACACGATTAAGCTGTTAGGTAAGATTCCATagtatgatttatattattttctaacacatctCCTCAACTGAAAGctctttaaacttgaaacttgcacagattcattttaccttgtgcttaatttttatcaaataaatagggatggtgagattcgaactcgtgaccacttggttatcaaggctctgatatcatatcaaagaatcatctcagcccaaaagcttaaactattaggtgaggttccaggatatgatttatattattctctaacaatcacaacataaatttaattttttttaagaatgttAATTAGTTTAACACAATGAATATAGTACTTCTTGTCTCAAAAAACAATTCACTTTCCTATTTAcatatgaaataatatttgtCATAAAATCACCACATATAAGAATGGGATactattagatttgatttgaaaatcaaCCCAACTCAAGGCTTGGGTTGGAAGGGTTTACCTAGATCAaactaattcttttaaaaaaatgagataacattatttaaaaaagcagattttttttcactaaaacaacattatttgtttttgttccttttaattatatgagaaaaaaatagaatataaaaaaattaaattcaattaaaaaaaaagacaacctaCCAAACTTTTAAACTGAGGCAACTTAGATTACCTTGGCAAACTCGTAAATCACGTTAACCTCATATAAAGgcaaaataaaagcaaacaaattacaaagctaaattctcaataatctcaattttaaaaaataaaatcgataaaaatagatttgaacaaaatgtcaaaaaaaaattcaaaaacacaaaaaaaaaggcaaaacatTGTttattactattgtaatccacagtgcaaTAGGTGTTGGGTGAATAATGATTTCCCctgcatattttaatttttattacttcataaagtttaataacatggtttttctctaaaaatatttttttaacaatataataaaaaaaataaactataaaaaaatcaagttcaattaaaaaaacaatcaaatccaTAAACTAGAGCAACCTGAGTTACCATGACAAACCTattaatctcatagaaagataaaatacaaaaaatataaaacgaaattctcaattaaaaaaaaattaaattgtcaaaaataattttaaaaaaatcataaaaaaaccatgtgtttaataaaaagaaaaaataacatgcaAAAATACTATAACAATCTATAGAATCTTACAAGAAAAGCTATATTAATTTCCCCatatttcttaacttttcttataattaattcaCGGTTGATGTATAACGTATATTATCCCGTGAGCCAAATTATTAAAAGATTGTTAAGTTAATTAGTATGCTTGCTTAGCCTAGATACTTTAGTTGTTAAAAGATAGTAGCCTCTTCAACCACTCGAATTTTTCTATCAAGCCTAAAATTGGTTTATCTTAAAGGAAAATGTTCCAACACTTGGTAATCCCATCATTAATCGAGACCCCAAACAACTAGTTATCATTATGGATTGAGGCTTCCCTGTTCTTTTTccattgaaatgaaaattttctttgaatattCATTAGCTTATAGAAAGGAAGTTTTTTTAGCATggtaaaaaatttgataaaataatacgATGCAAAAATGTCAGAGAATATCACAAAACAAACTCAACGTCaccaaaaaatatcacaaaacaataaacaaagtgTGTCATACGAACCATTTAAAAATGTCACAGATCACTTATTCTTAGGTCACTTGTGTAATCCATTCCGATCAATATTAGTGATCTTTCTTAgtattattgaatttgttttatcgAGATATTTCCAACGGTACTAGTGTTATCttcattaaagtttttatatgtttctagaattttttttgttttttttggttttttctctcccctttacttttttttattaaatctcaaGTTGTTGCTCACAGGtaacaaatattatttacaaTTCTATAAACtgcactaattttttaaatattttttatacagtattattttattttattttattactatgctagagctaaaaaaaatcaatagaaagGCGTCAAAAATGGACTCAAGTGATGGGACTCTGCTACACACCGCTGGTCAGCTTTTGGCCCATGAATCTCATCGACCTCATCTCATCTCTctcattttcaaatcattttcattcaaaGGTCTCACTTTCCAACGACACCGTCTCCTTATCCCTCTCCCTGTCCCTCTCATCTCTTGCGGGCTTACCTTCCATTTACGAGCACTAGGTCGTTAATGGCCACCCCACTGTGTCCTTCTCCCTCCTCTCTCTACCGGAGTCCTCTGTCAACTCATCCATGTATAGGGTTTTGATTCCTTGGCCTTTTTTGGTCACCAACTGGTCGTATGTTTGGACGTACTAAACTGGACCCCCATTTTGTTTCTGTATAAAGCTTTACCTACCATCACCCCTCATCATCTTTGTGAAAGAAAGACAAACTCAgtttatcttctcttttctttttgtattcaTAATGCGtttcataacataaaaaatattaatttttactatgaaattaaatttcgACCGCaaatttaaacatatttttaaacataaaaccTCAAACTAAAGAGTATTCCTTCCTAGATTATCCCTCTGTGTACCATATCTCGATGTGATACAAACCAAAATCTTTCCTTACTGTTTTTAAATCACACGTAATACCTTTCTACTACTTTTATACATACGTGGAAGAGGTGTGTTTGGACTGTGGTTTTCTGTGGCAGGAAGCTAATGGAAAACTAATTTTTCACCGACTTGaactctgttttttcttcttttaatgcaGGAACAAATAGCCGATTACCGACCACAACAATTTATATCATGgtagtaatttatttatttgtaatttccgcataattcttatatatattaacacTTTTAAAGTATATATGTTTAGATCAAGTTTTATAAACTGAAGCTACATTTTTTCCGTGAATCTTAGACATCGATCCCATCTGTATCCGAATtagaatattcaaaaaaaaaaaattatgtcacaCTTCTCCTTCTTAAGTGCAAACTCATGATGAAATTTCAGACAATCTGTACCCTTTCTAAGCCGATGAGAAAATTTGACACGAGCTTTAGAACGATTATGATGATAAGAATGTAAGAAAACAGTTAAGTTCTGGTTATAATTTCACTCTAAAAGAAGATTTGGATGTAAGTTATGAGATATGTATAGAAATTAAAGAGATTTTTGGATGTAGCTTATGAGATATGTACTGTAGAGATTGAAGAGATCCAAATTAGAGAAGCATACAATGTAGGAACCATCAATGAAAGTTCTCAAATAAAGTCGATCCATCACTTGCTGGCTTGATAGTgatttaaccttgaaattccaATTATTTCATTGGTGGAATAATatttatgggattttttttgttttgctttgctttCAAAATGGATAATAAGCAAATTGCCGATTGATTATCCGAACTGCCTTGATCGATCGGGGATTTAAATCGTATTTTCTTTCTGGCATGGCCGGTCCACAATAAGCTCTATCAAAGCAAATCTAGATAACTCTTGAAATATAATCTTGAATTAAGTTATATTTGATGGAGTTAActctaaaaatttttaaaaaaaatcgatccAAATTAATCCCATGATCATCATATTAACTTAATATTGTGGTAACTCAAGCTCTCAACTGAATCAAACACGTCCAAATTTGTTAAAAAGAGAAAACTCAAAAgtccaaataaataataagagagTCGTGCATCATTTGTGCCTCTTGTTTTAGGCACACGTCTCTTCTATGCTCTCTGCTTCGTTCCTCCCTGTCCACTTATTCCTGTGCCAACACTGTACCCCTTTTAGCTCCTTCTCTGTTCCTTTCTGTCTCTATCAGCTCACTAtactattaagaaaaaaacccacTTCTTCTATAAgcaaatttcatttcttttatgcCCACATGATCAAGAAGGCATCATTCaggttctctctttttttttttttggaaaaaaatattgggttTGTAAGTTTTAAGTGAATTCTTTGGCTTAAAGATTAACCTTTGAAGAAAAAGTATTTAAGATTGtggggtaatttttttttttcaggtgcTTTGGTGAAACGGTGGTAGTGTATATATAAGTATTATACAGTAAAACTTTGCAGTAGATCAGCGAATCTTCCAGCTTTAAAGGTATGGTACATTACTTGGTTACTATTTTAGTTCTGCTTGGTTGCTGAGGAAATtctaggaaaagaaaatgaagaagcaATTGTAGAACACTCTGAAGTTCATTTCTTATTGCTTTTatggtttctgttttttttttctatgtataatgcttgatttttctgtccagatatttttttatttcaatttatttttgttctgtgtataagaaaatgcaatttttagtatatttttttttcttattttcttttttttgtgagaGCTGGAGTGCTTTAAAGCAGGGTTGAATGAACACTGAAAAGGTTTGgactttttattaaaagaattatgttattttaatcatttttaatatatgctgctttctttattctttttacctttattttataatcatgtttattctttattctattattttctGCAACTGATTCCTTTTCCTTTCGATAACattccttaaacttttgatttgtaTATTGTTTAGTTTGGCGTTCTTTGTGAAGCAATCTTGGGCCAATAGTTCGATGTATGACACCATCTTCAAACAAAAATTAGGCAGTCTATGTATTTGGATTAGTTTCATACATGACTGTTATAGGATTAATATTTACTGTAAATGCCGAATCCCTTctctcttgctttttttttattgattttatggatCCCTTTTCTGCATTTtcgtttaatttgtttttgctgtCCACCAACAATTGtacattgtttgattgtttaatttaatttcttgcagaTCTTCTAGCAAGACTTTACTTTTACACA
This window contains:
- the LOC133672606 gene encoding flavonol 7-O-beta-glucosyltransferase UGT74F1-like — its product is MEESWKGHVLLVPYPGQGHINPMMQFSRRLISKGLKATLVTSIFIAKSMKLGSSIGPVHLDVISDGFDEEGFPTGGSSELYLEKLEAAGSKTLAELIVKYRGTPYPIVCVIYEPFLHWALDVAKDFGVMGAAFFTQPCVVDYIYYNIQHGLLSLPITSATVSIPGLPLLESRDMPSFINVPGSYPGYFKMLLDQFSNTDKVDYILINTFYKLEAEAVDTISKVCPTLTIGPTVPSRYLDKRIEDDDYYNLDLFTLHASISTNWISNKPPRSVVYVAFGSISNLCEKQIEELSWGLKNSNYYFLWVIRESGQINLPKTFLEDLGEKGCVVGWSPQVRMLANEAVGCFLTHCGWNSTIEALSLGMPMVAMPQWTDQPPNAKLVEDVWKVGIRVKVDEEGIVPRDEIECCIKEVMEGEKGEEMKKNAKKWRELAIEAVSEGGSSDKNIVELVSKILKFKN